The proteins below are encoded in one region of Engraulis encrasicolus isolate BLACKSEA-1 chromosome 1, IST_EnEncr_1.0, whole genome shotgun sequence:
- the gpank1 gene encoding G patch domain and ankyrin repeat-containing protein 1 — MSRPTTTTVFFTRGKEDEQLWTIQGGGAQNRTTTTTTAITGDEARHFYQNLFEDRKGEEEEEEEEEGDDRQQTETNSEDPRKAAGASSSGRKSKGVRGEERRKAPRKRRAGQHGGGCEGARRRVSATAAAHEESRTSRSAHLPQAQNAQVREREGHRLLRVAQDGDLSALRKLLNSSSPPVDINFHDDFYWTAVMCASHAGRAEAVALLLERGASWVGVVDTRGRDARRLAEQAGHQDVVRVLDAHGARTDDAHRHGQGTQQASTQEVPRWCSVCECLHSDSDGRHQASTLHQFNRGRLHLSEPVGPHYCLPPSSAGYRMMLRSGWNPGSGLGPQGQGPHQPVRTVLKRDQAGLGYGPSPRARVTHFQAKDPQAVRRTPKPSVFATAANERRERGATLSVQAQRRKEERQKGWERDFRSSFNIDP, encoded by the exons ATGAGcaggcccaccaccaccacagtcttTTTCACCCGCGGCAAAGAGGATGAACAGCTGTGGACAATACAAGGAGGAGGGGCCCAGAACAGGACCACCACCACTACGACAGCCATCACTGGCGACGAAGCCAGACACTTCTACCAAAACCTTTttgaggacaggaaaggagaagaagaagaagaggaggaggaggaaggggatgaTCGTCAACAGACAGAAACTAACTCCGAGGACCCCAGGAAGGCGGCAGGAGCTTCGAGCAGCGGTCGCAAAAGCAAAGGCGTGCGAGGCGAGGAACGGAGGAAAGCTCCGCGAAAGAGGCGAGCTGGTCAACATGGCGGGGGATGCGAGGGAGCTCGGCGGCGCGTATCAGCAACAGCCGCAGCCCATGAAGAGAGCCGAACGTCAAGATCAGCACACCTGCCTCAAGCTCAGAATGCTCAG gtcagagagagggagggtcatCGTCTCCTCCGTGTGGCCCAGGATGGAGACCTCTCCGCCCTTCGCAAGCTCCTCAACTCCTCATCCCCGCCAG TGGACATCAACTTCCACGACGACTTCTACTGGACGGCGGTGATGTGTGCCAGCCACGCAGGCCGTGCGGAGGCGGTGGCGTTGCTCCTGGAGCGCGGCGCGtcctgggtgggggtggtggacaCGCGGGGGAGGGACGCCCGGCGCCTGGCGGAGCAGGCCGGCCACCAGGACGTGGTGAGGGTGCTGGACGCGCACGGGGCACGCACGGACGACGCGCACAGGCACGGCCAAGGGACACAGCAGGCAAG cacaCAGGAGGTCCCTCGTTGGTGTTCGGTGTGCGAGTGCCTCCACAGCGACTCCGATGGCCGCCACCAGGCCTCCACGCTGCACCAGTTCAACCGCGGCCGCCTGCACCTGTCGGAGCCCGTGGGCCCCCACTACTGCCTGCCCCCCTCCAGCGCTGGCTACCGCATGATGCTGCGCAGCGGCTGGAACCCCGGATCAGGACTGGGGCCCCAGGGACAG ggCCCCCATCAGCCCGTGCGCACCGTTCTGAAGAGGGACCAGGCCGGGTTGGGCTACGGCCCCTCCCCCCGCGCCCGCGTCACCCACTTCCAGGCCAAGGACCCTCAGGCAGTGCGGCGGACACCTAAGCCCTCCGTCTTTGCCACTGCAGCCAATGAGAGGCGGGAGAGAGGAGCCACACTCAGCGTCCAGGcccagaggaggaaagaggaacggcagaagggatgggagagagactTTAGGTCTTCGTTCAATATCGACCCCTAA